The Prunus dulcis chromosome 5, ALMONDv2, whole genome shotgun sequence genomic sequence TGACcgtaaaataaattggttgGACAAAGAATTATCTAAAATATGAACAAGAAAACTCTTCTCTACTCTTACTTGATGGCAGCTTTGACTTCATCATAAGTAGCTGACTTTGCCAGCCTCACGGTAAGGTCAACCACTGAGACATCAACAGTAGGAACACGGAAAGACATTCCCGTCAATTTTCCGTTCAGATCAGGCAGCACTTTACCAACAGCCTTCGCAAGAGAAGATACATAATGAGTTACAGAACTAAGAGTACAAACAGTCGAGAAGTAGTCAACtattgaaacaaaaaacaaagaagcccATTATCATATATGGGAGGGTCTAAAAAAACCATCACATGCATTTTTTACCTTTGCAGCTCCAGTACTGCTGGGAATGATGTTGAATGAAGCAGCTCTTCCACCTCTCCAATCCTTAGAAGAAGGTCCATCGACAGTCTTTTGGGTGGCTGAATCATAGAAAACAGAAAAGCAAAATGAACACTTGAAACATGGAAGAAAAcctgaaaaattggaaagcaAACTACAACAAAGAACCCACCAGTAATGGAGTGAACGGTGGTCATCAGACCCTCAACAATACCGAACCTATCATGAATGACCTACAAAATAATACAAGAATATTACTGTAAGACATCAAACTCTACCATCAAAGAATGCCTTACACATCACCATATAAAATCAGATAGATATGAACCTTTGCAAGGGGAGCAAGGCAGTTGGTCGTGCAACTAGCATTGGAAACAATATTAAGATCTGGCTTGTATTCCTTCTCATTGACACCCACAACAAACATAGGAGCGTCTTTGCTGGGGGCTGAGATGATAACCTTCTTCGCTCCACCCTGATAgtagaacaaagaaaatacactAAGGCAACTAACCACTCATGACCACAATATATTTACCCAAGAAAACGGCAGATAAACATAAGAGAATCCCCGAAATCATGTTTGGGAGAGCAATCATAAATCAGTAAACAAACCAATTTCTAGCATGCACCAACTCCTAGCTTCAATACTTGAGAGGAAACACGGAAGGCTCATCGTAAACTTGAGGAACTACATGCTATCCCCACCATAACCACCCGGTAACAAACAAAATCTTGACACTGATATAACCTACCAATCACATTCTGTAGGTTAAAAATACCACATTTCAAATTCCACAAAGTTGCaaaattaacaacatattaCTTCCAAACCTTCAAAAAGCCCAAAAGCATAGATCGAAGCTAGACTGAAAACCAAGaattaaaaactcaaacaaaataAGGCAATCCCAACAACGAAAACAATGATATGACAGCTTATGAAGATATCACATAACATAATTAAGTAAGCAAAGTTGAAACCAAATATAAGTTGCAAACCTTCAAATGGGCAGCAGCCTTTTCCTTATCGGTGAAAACACCGGTTGACTCGACAACATATTCAGCTCCGCTCCCAGACCATGGGATCTCATCTGGGTTCCTATAAAAAGTGATGCGAAGCAGAGttatttaagaaataattcTTGTATTCTACTTGTATCATTACTGGTAAAATGGAATATAAAATTTATCCGCGGATCGCATTATATACCTGACAGCAAAAATAGAGACGGGCTTGTCACCAAAGAGAAGGGTGTTTGCGTCCCTAAGCTTGACATCGTTATGCTTCCAGCGACCGTGCACAGTGTCATAGTTGAACATGTAAACCTGTTccaccaaaaacacaaaagcagAACCCATACTTGATTAACTAATCTGACGGCTAAAAACTCTGATCAAATGTCTTttcatgatcatgatcattcaaagaaaaaaaaacatgaaaaattttaatacaaaggaaaaaaagaaaaagaaataatgcCATGTAGTCGCCGGTGATGAAAGGATCGTTAATGGCGACGAGTTCAATATCATCTCTCTGCAGAGCCACTCTGGCCACCAACCTTCCGATCCTTCCAAATcctaattttcaaaaataatacaaaaacataaataaaaaaattatcccACATGCATCAAattgagaagagaaaaagaaaaaaaaaaaggaagcgggaaaatggaaaataccGTTGATTCCGATCTTGATCTTCcctgtaaaataaaaattaaacacaacTGAGATCAGTTCAAGGTCGCGTATAATTTAAATCGAATAAAAATGGGacgaaaataaaaaggaatccGATAATATTATCAAAATCCTTACCCATGGTAGCAGATTGGATAAGAAGCTTCGAGAGAAAAATGgcagattgagagagagagagtgtttAGTGAGAAAAGCAAAGAGATGCGATA encodes the following:
- the LOC117627715 gene encoding glyceraldehyde-3-phosphate dehydrogenase, cytosolic-like is translated as MGKIKIGINGFGRIGRLVARVALQRDDIELVAINDPFITGDYMVYMFNYDTVHGRWKHNDVKLRDANTLLFGDKPVSIFAVRNPDEIPWSGSGAEYVVESTGVFTDKEKAAAHLKGGAKKVIISAPSKDAPMFVVGVNEKEYKPDLNIVSNASCTTNCLAPLAKVIHDRFGIVEGLMTTVHSITATQKTVDGPSSKDWRGGRAASFNIIPSSTGAAKAVGKVLPDLNGKLTGMSFRVPTVDVSVVDLTVRLAKSATYDEVKAAIKEESEGKLKGILGYTEDDVVSTDFVGDSRSSIFDAKAGIALNDNFHKFVSWYDNEWGYSSRVVDLISYIASVDHA